CCGAAGAGCAGCTGACCCTTGCCGAACATATGCATAATACCATCTATCATGAAATAGATTCTCCGTACGGCCACGACGGTTTCCTCATCGAATTTGAAAAGATCGGACGCATCCTGGAAGACTTCCTGTCAAAACCATAAACACCAGCCAAATAACCTGCAATCAATTGCATTTCAGACAATTGACAGAAAACTTTTCGGAATCCCAAAAAACCCTTAACTTCTCTGTATAATTTGAACAGGCCCTGAACAATATGCTTATTTAAAAAAAACAATATCCGAAGTCAGCCAGAATTCCTCATTAAATTCTCACATTATGAAAAGTACTTTACCAAAGTATTGTTGGCTCATCGTATTGCTCTTAGCTTCATGGCAATCTGTGCTGGCACAAAATCAAACCACGATCAACGGAACGGTAGTTGACGCTACTACCACGCAGCCCCTGCCGGGTGTATCGGTATCTATCAAAGGCGCTACAGCGGGCGCCATCACTGCCGCAGACGGGAGCTTCAGGATCAATACCTCCCGCTCCCTGCCCCTGACCCTCACCTTCTCGTACATTGGTTATTCCCCCCGGGAAGTCACGGTGTCCGATGCCTCGGCAAGCGTCAACGTCCAGCTGTCCTCCACCGAAATACTCGGGCAGGAAGTAGTGGTATCCGCCAGCCGCGTACCGGAAAGCATCCTCCAGTCTCCCGTTTCCATTGAGAAGCTGGACAGTCGCGCTATCAAAGCCACCCCCGCGCCCACTTTCTACGATGCACTGGCCAATATGAAAGGCGTGGAGCTCAGCACCCAGAGCCTTACCTTCAAATCCGTCAACACCCGCGGCTTCAACAGCAACGGGAATACCCGCATGCTGCAACTGATAGACGGAATGGACAACCAGGCTCCGGGGCTTAACTTCTCCGTAGGCAATATCGTAGGGATCACCGAACTGGATATGGATAATGTGGAGTTGCTGCCGGGAGCCGCCTCAGCCCTGTACGGCCCCAACGCCCTGAACGGCATCCTCCTGCTGAACAGCAAAAGCCCCTTCCAGCACCAGGGCCTCAGCGCCAATATCAAAACCGGCATCCTGAACGAATCCGGCCGAAGCTCCTCCTCCACCGGCTATTACGATGTCAATGTCCGCTATGCCAAAGCCTTCAACGATAAATTCGCCTTCAAGGTGAACCTGGGATATATCAAAGCGGACGACTGGCAGGCGTATGACGACCGGGACCAGAGCGTGCTCAACGGCTACAACCTCAAATCCGGCAGCCGCAGCGCTAATCCGGGTTATAACGGGGTGAACATCTACGGTGATGAGACCAATGTGAATATGTTCGGCAGCCTGAGACCCGTGGCCCTCAATCCCGCCCCGGGCAATCCGCTCGGCCAGGGTATCGCACAGTTCTCCGCCCAGACGGGAATACCGGCCGCAACAGTCTTCGGCGCATTTATGCCGGACAGTGCCAGCACCTTCGTATCCCGTACAGGTTATGAAGAACGCGCGCTGGCCGATTACGATACCAAAAACCTCAAGGCAAATGTGGCCCTTCACTATAAATTCAACAGCAACCTGGAACTGCTCGCCCAGGGCAGCTACGGTACCGGTACTACCGTGTACACCGGGGCAGACCGGTATTCCATCAAGAATTTCCGGATGGGCCAGTACAAACTGGAACTGAGAAGCGATAATTTTTATGTGAGGGCCTATACCACCCAGGAGCGCTCCGGCGATTCCTACGCCATCGGCACCCTTGGCGCTGGCATCAATGAAGCCTGGAAGCCCAGCACCACCTGGTTCCAGGAATACTTCGGCGCTTACGCCGGTGCAGCATTCCCCGCTTTCGTGACCGCATTCCAGCAGGGTGTGGGCGGCGGACAGAACCCGCAGGAAGCATTTGCCGCGGCCGCAGCCGCCATCAAAGGCAACTCCCCCGCCTACCATGAGGCCGCCAGGGATGTGGCCGATCAGGGCCGCCTCATACCCGGGACCGCAGCATTCAACACCGCTGCACAAACGGTAAAAGATAAACCCATCCCCGGAGATGCCAATGGCGTTGGCGCCAAGTTCCTGGACAAAACCAACCTGTACCAGGCGGAGTTCATGTATAACTTCAAGAACCAGATCGATTTCATGGAGCTGATGATCGGCGGCAACTACAGGGTCTTTGCGCTCAATTCGGAAAAGACCATCTTTGCCGTGGATGATAACGGCGATGAATTCCGGGTCAACGAATTCGGCGGTTACCTCCAGGTGGGTAAAAGAGTACTGAACGATCAGTTGAAGCTGACCGGCGCATTGCGGTACGACAAGAACGAGAATTTCGAAGGCCAGTTCAGCCCCCGCCTGTCCGCCGTGTACACCTTCCTCAAAACGCATAATATCCGCGCCTCTTATCAGACCGGTTTCCGCATCCCGCATTGCCAAGACCAGTATATCGATCTGAGAACGCCCCAGGCAAGGCTGCTCGGCGGCCTGCCCTTCCTGCGCGAACGGTACGGTCTGAACGATGTGCCCGTATTCACGCTGGAATCCGTACAGGCCGGTGCGCCACAAGCCTATACTTTCCGGGAGTTCAAACCGGAAAAGATCATCGCCTTTGAAATTGGCTACAAGGCCCTGATAGCCAACAAACTGATGATAGACGCTTATGTGTACACCAACACCTTCCGGAATTTCAACGGTTCCCAGGTACTCATCAAATCCACCACACAGGAAGTATTTTCCATCCCGGTCAATTACGACCAGGATATCAAATCATGGGGATGGGCACTGGGCCTCGATTATAACCTGCCGCAGCAGTTCGTGGTGGGTGGAAATGTGTCCTACAACGAGTTAAGCAACCAGGAAGACCTCGGCAACTTCCAGGCCATGTACAACACGCCCAAGGTGCGGTATAACCTGTATGTAGCCAACCGGAATATTGCCCGTTCCAACTTCAGCGCCAATGTCACCTGGCGCTGGCAGGACAGCTTCATCTGGTCTTCTTCCTTCGTAGGGCCGGTTGTACGGGCGCTGAACCTCGGCGAAATACCCGCCTTCGGCACGCTGGACGCCCAGGTGAGCAAATTCTTCCCGCAGCCGAAAGTAACCGTGAAGATCGGCGGCTCCAACCTGCTGCAGAACGCTTACGTGCAATCATGGGGCAACCCCACCGTAGGCGCGCAGTGGTACGCCTCCATCGGCTACAATCTCTAAGTTTTCAGTCTTTGCCATAAATAGCGAAAGCCCCCGGAAATTCCGGAGGCTTTCTTATTTTGTTGTAACCCTCATGATCAACTCATGGGTATCTTTGGTCAGACGTTGAAACGGAAATGCATCACATCACCATCACTCACTACGTATTCCTTGCCTTCGATCCTTAAACGGCCGTTATCTCTTGCAGCAGCTTCCGATCCGTACTTCACAAAATCGTCGTAAGAGATCACCTCCGCCTTGATAAAACCTTTCTCGAAATCCGTATGGATCACACTGGCTGCCTGCGGCGCTTTCCAGCCCTGGTGGATCGTCCATGCCCTTACTTCCTGCACCCCGGCAGTGAAATAAGTGATCAGGTCCAGCAGCTTGTAAGTAGAACGGATCAGGCGGTGCAGGCCCGGTTCTTTCAAGCCGTATTCTCCGAGGAACATTTCCTTGTCCTCCGCATCTTCCAGCTCCGTGATCTGCGCTTCAATGGAATTGTTCATCACGATCACTTCCGCATGCTCTGCTTTTGCAGCGGCGGTCAGCGCTTCGGAGAATTTGTTGCCGGTATGCAGTGAGGCTTCATCTACATTCGCTACATACAATACCGGTTTTTCCGTCAGCAGAAAGAGATCGGCAATAGCTGTGCGCTCTTCTTTGGACAGCGCCAGTTCGCGGATGTTCTTCCCTTGTTCCAGATGCTCCTGGCAGCGTTTCAGTATCTCGAACTCCGCTTTTGCCTTGGGATCGCCACCGGTGCGGGCCATCTTTTCCGTACGCGCCACTTTCTTCTCCACACTTTCGAGGTCCTTCAGCTGCAGCTCGGTATCAATGATCTCCTTGTCGCCCACCGGGTTGATGGGGCCTTCTTCACGGAGAATATTATCATCTTCAAAACAGCGGATCACATGTACGATGGCATCCACTTCGCGGATGTTGGCGAGGAATTTGTTGCCCAGACCCTCCCCTTTGCTGGCGCCTTTAACAAGACCGGCAATATCCACGAACTCGATGGTGGTAGGCACCGTGCGGTTAGGCTTTACCAGTTCTTCCAGCTTCGATATCCGCGCGTCCGGCACATCTACGAGGCCAACATTCGGTTCGATCGTGCAAAAGCGATAATTGCTCGCCTGTGCTTTGGCGCTGTTAGAGACAGCATTAAATAATGTGGACTTCCCTACGTTCGGCAATCCTACAATTCCTGCTTGCAAAGCCATTTCTTAAAAAAATTTGCGCAAAGATAGTGCAATTCAGCGAGTAAAGCGTGTTAAAATTTACTATTTTGGGCGCCGGAACCAGTGCAAAGGGCTAATCCGCTGATCCGTAAGGCATAAAAGCGGGAGCGGAACAACTACATTCAAACCGATAATCATTCAAGATGGCATTAAACTACGTCTGGATCAGCTTTTTTGTGATAGCATTTATAGTGGCGCTGTACCAGCTCATCTTCGAAGGCAATACCGAGGTCTTCGCCAAAATGATGACCAGCACCTTCGAGAACAGCAAGACCGGCGCAGAGATCGCCATCGGGCTGACCGGGGTGATGACCCTCTGGCTCGGTATCATGAAGATCGGTGAAAAGGCAGGAATGATCGAAAAATTCGCAAAGTTCGTCAATCCCCTGTTTTCCAGGCTCTTTCCCCAGGTGCCCAAAAAAGCGCCGGCCATGGGCTCCGTAGTGATGAACTTCTCCGCGAACATGCTGGGGCTGGATAATGCCGCTACACCACTCGGGCTCAAAGCCATGAAAGAACTGCAGGAACTTAATCCGCAGAAAGATACCGCCAGCAACCCGCAGATCATGTTCCTGGTGCTGAATACCGCGGGGCTGACCATCATTCCCACCAGTGTAATGGCCGTACGCCTGGCCATGGGCGCGGCCAATCCGGCCGACATCTTCATTCCCACCATGATCGGTACATTCATCTCCTTCATGTCCGGCATGATCGCCGTGGCCGCTTACCAGCGCATCAACCTCTTCCGGTTGCCGGTGCTTGTTTTCATCGGCGGTTTCCTGCTGCTGATGTACGGCCTTTATGCCTGGATGCATACCATGCCTTCGGAAGATATCGCCACTTACACCGCCATGATCGGCGGCCTGATCATCTTCTCCGTGATCATCCTGTTCCTCGTTGCCGGGGCCAGGCGGAAGATCAATGTATATGAAGCATTCATAGACGGCGCCAAAGAAGGCTTCACCACCGCCGTGATGATCATCCCTTACCTCGTAGCCATACTGGTAGGCATCGGCGTGTTCCGCGTAACAGGCTGCCTCGATTTCATCACCAATGGCATCGCGCTGCTGGTAGGATGGATGGGACTGAACACTGACTTTGTGCCGGCATTACCGGTAGGGATCATGAAAACCTTCAGCGGCGGCGGCGCACGCGGCCTGATGATAGACCTGATGAAGCCGGAGAACTACGGGCCGGATTCCTTCGTGGGCCGCCTGGCCTGTATCATGCAGGGTTCCACGGAAACCACTTTCTATGTGCTGGCGCTTTACTTCGGGTCCGTCAACATCAAAAAAACGCGGCATGCCCTGGCATGCGGACTGATCGCAGACGTTGTGGGCGTTATTGCCGCCATCATCATCGGGTATATTTTCTTCCACTAACCTTAGTACACAACAATAATGCAGCGAAAACCATTACATGAAGACTGGATTGCGGTGATCATCGCATTTCTCAGCATCGGGCTGATATGCCTGGGCTTGCATCCCTCCATGCCTAAATTCAACTGGAACAGCAGCGATACCCTGATGGCGAAACTGGGCAGTTCCGACAATCTCTATCATGCCGGGGGCCTCTTCCTCTGGGTGCTCGGCAGCCTGCTGCTGGCCGGCCTGCTGAGCAGGAAACGCTTTGATGTGCGTATCGTCACGGGGCTGATCGCCGTCATGGCGATCTCCATGTTCGCGCAGGTATTCACCGGCAATGCCGTGATCAAAGACCTTGGGATAGAGATCGTATTGTTCAGCCTCCTGCTGGGGCTTTTCATCAGCAATGTGATCGGCCTGCCGGAATGGTTGCGGCCGGTGCTGCAAACGGAGCTTTTCATCAAGATCGGGCTGGTGATGCTCGGCGCGGGCATTATTTTCCAGGAGCTGGTAAAAGGCGGCGGCCTGGGCGTATTGCAATCCGTGGTAGTAGTGTTCACCGTCTGGTATTTCACGTTCTGGCTGTGCAAACAGTTCCGGCTGGATGATGAATTCAGGATGATGATCTCCAGCGCCGTGTCCATCTGCGGCGTATCCGCAGCCATCGCCACTTCAGGAGCCATTGAAGGGGATAATAAAAAACTCTCGCATGTGATCTCGCTGGTATTGATCGTGGCTATCCCCATGATGATCTTCATGCCCTATATCGCCAAATGGATGGATATGTCCCCCGCAGTGGCCGGCGCCTGGCTGGGCGGCACTATAGATACCTCCGGCGCTGTTGTGGCCGCCGGTACCATGCTTGGGGACGAAGCCCTGAAATACGCCACACTGGTGAAGTTCTCCCAGAACGTATTGCTCGGCCTCGCCGCATTCTTCATTTCCGTATGGTGGACCTATTCCAAAAAAGAGACCAACCAGCCGAAACCCGGCCTCCGCACCATCTGGGACCGCTTTCCAAAGTTCGTGCTGGGCTTCATCATCGTCTCGCTCGTTTTCTCTTTCCTCCTGCCTTCCACACTGGTAGCCTCCGTAAAAGGCAATATCAAGGACCTGCAGACCTGTTTCTTTGCCATCGCATTTGCCTGCATCGGCCTGGAAACGAAGTTCACCGACATTTTCAGGATGGAGAACGGCCGTCCGGCCATGGCCTTTATCATCGCCCAGGTTTTCAATATCCTTGTGACGCTGGGGATGGCTTACCTGGTATTTGGTCATTTGTAAGTGACAAGGGGTTGTCTCAACAGTAACCTGACGGGCTTGAGAATCGCGCAAACGAAAATTCTCTCCATCAGGCACCCGGATAAAACCGGGTGAATTACTGTTGAACACACCCCTTGCCCATTTACAGACAGATCATTGCTTCCCTTACTGATCCCACCACAATTTCTGGTTCAGGTTCGTTACCGGCGGCACATTGGCCGAGTTGCGGCTGGTTTCGGTGCTCGGGTACGCCACTCTCCGGATAAAATCAGGCAGCAGTGCGCCCACGGGCAACCCGAAGTTCATGTACTGATAGTCGAAGCGGCGTGCATCCGCCCAAGCCTCCGGGTGAAGGAACATGGCCACATACTTCTCTTTCATGATCAGCGCCAGGGTGATATTGTTCTCTCCCACCGATACCGCGGCGTTATTGATGTAAGCGGATTTCTCCGGTCCGGGAACGCCGAGTTTATCCATATGCGCGGCAATGCCGGCAAGATATGCATCATACGCATTCTTCATGCTGCCTGCACGGAAATGCGCTTCTGCCGCAATGAACTTTGCTTCCGCAAAGGTGGCGATCTGCAGGGGCGCACCGGCTTTTGAATAGAACCCGTCCAGTGAAAGATAACATTCCTCATCATCCGTTCCGGTACCGATCCTGCCCTGACCATTCGGCGTACCGCGGTAATCGCCAAACTGAGTAAGGTCTGTAATGTACGGCAGGCGCGGGTCGAGCATACCGAAGTCGGTACCATCCATCGCATTGACGAACTGCTCGCTGAGCCAGCCATCCAGTGAATTCCGGCTGTTGTTCACTGCGGCAGCATTCCAGGGGCTGAGTGTCTGGAACGCCGTCAGCTGTGCATCATGGCCGTTGCCGGTGTAGCTGGCGGAAAGAGCGGTCAGAATATTCGTGGCATTGTAGGTCGCTTTGCGGGAATAATGATTCAGCAAGCGGGCTTTAACAAGGTTCGCGGTACGCTTCCAGGCATCCAGATCGCCGCCGTGTATCAGGTCCTGCGCAGGTTTCAGCACCAGTTTGGAATCCGTTTTATTCAGCTCCGCAATACCATCGTCCAGCAGTTGCAGAGCGGCGTTATATACTTCTTCCTGAGTGTCGTACGGCGGTGTGAGGGTTTCGGGATCTGTAGAGCTAGCTACAAAAGCCTTGCTGTAGGGAATATCTCCCCAGAGATCGGTAGCCATCTGCAGGTTCATGGCCATCATGATCTGCGCTACGCCCAGATGCTGACTGGATCCCTTCGCTTTCGCCAGCGCGATCATGTCATAAAGGTCCGTCATGTTGTTGTAGAGATTATACCAGGTGGTGCCGTAATCCACTTCGTCGTACACATCGGATCCACTGGCTACACTGGGCGAGGCCAGGTGCTGCACGAAGTAGGATGTCATATTGCCGGTGCGGTACACATTATACCCGGTATTATAGCTGGTACTGGCCAGCAGGCCATCGATGGGCGGCTCTACTGCCTGGTTGGGATTGGTGTTGACGTCCAGGTAGTCCTTACAGCCCGTCATCGCCAGCAATCCGGTCAAACATAATATACTAAGGATGTTCTTTTTCATAATCAGCATGTTTAGAACGAAACATTAAGGGTGGCCAGATAGCTTCTCACAGCGGGATAGGTAAATCCTGCAAAGGCAACGGTGTTGCTGCTTGCGCTGAAGGAGCTGGATTCAGGGTCGTAGCCGGTATATTTTGTGCTCAGCCAGAGGTTATTGCCGGTGAGCGTAAGCGTCACATCCCGGAGGAACCCTGTTCCGGACACCAGCGCGGAGGGCAGTGAATAAGACAGGCTCACATTCCGCAAACGGATCCAGGAGGCGTCTTCCACAAAATTTTCCGTTACCCTGCGGTACACCGTGCGGTAATAGCCCTCATTGTAGTTCCGGCCTTCATGGATATCCTGCCCGAGGTACACCGGAATATTATTAGGCGTGCCATCTGCAAATACCCCATTGAAAGTAGTGACGGTATTACGGTTCTCTGTGAATTTAGCAATGCCGAAGGCGGCCATGAAATTCGAGAACTGGTTGTATTTCTCCACACCCTGGCGGGTATCGAACATAAAGGAAAGATTGAACTGTTTGTAGCGCAGGTTATTGGTAATGCTGCCGATCCATTTGGGCAAGCCGTTGCCCAGGTATTTCTGACCGGCATTGTACACGGGGAAACCGCGGAGGTCGCCTGTCTGTGCGATCAGCAATGGCCTGCTGTGATCGATCATAATGCTTTCATCCCTGTCTGACCCGAAGTAGCGGCTGTAATGTGAACCGAAAATAGCACCTGCGGGATACCCGACGATATACTTCTGGGTAGCGGTGGAGCCGGTGTATCCAAAGTGGGTATTGACCACGATCTCATCCATCCCTTCGCGGATCGCCAGTACTTTGTTGCGATTGGCGGAGTAGTTGACCCGCACATCCCAGCTGAAATTCCGCGTAGATACGGGAGTGCCGTTCAGCGACAGCTCTACGCCCTTGTTACCAATAGAACCGGCATTAGTATAGAACTGTTCCGAACCGCTCGGCAACGGCAGGTACACCGGGATCAGGAGATCTTTGCTTTTAGAGGTGTACCAGGTGAAGTCCACTCCTATCCTGTTCTTCAGGAACTTCAGTTCCACGCCGGTTTCAAAGGAGGTAGTGAACTCCGGCTTCAGGTTGGGATCGCCCAGCAGGTCCTGCCGCGTCCAGCCGATGACACTGCCGATGGGTGTGGCCAGCGTACCATACCCGGCCGCTGTTTTGTAAGGCTGGGCATCCTTGCCTATCCTTGCCCATGATGCCCGCAGTTTACCATAGTCCAGCCAGGATGTTTTCAGATGCTCGGAAAAGATGTAACCGAGACTGGCGGATGGATAAAAGAAAGAGCGGTTTTCCATGGGCAGTGAAGAAGACCAGTCGTTACGCCCGGTAAGGGAAAGGTATAACCAGTCGTCCCAGGACAGGGTCCAGTCCCCGAAAAGGCCGATGATGCGGTAGTCTTCCAGGTATTGCGATCCTCTTACCAGCTTGGCGTTCTGCAGCACGAACAGCGTCGGGATGTCCAGCGTATCGCCGGTGGTAGAGGTACGTTTCAGTTTATTATCATACAGGTCGTGCCCAACCTTCAGATCGGAATGCAGCTTTGACGTGATCTTGTTTTTAAAGTTCAGCATCAGGGTGGAGTTCAGGATACGGTTATTGAGATTGTACTCATTGATAAAACCGAACCTGTTATCGCCATAGACCAGCTCATCCGGCACACCCAGGCGACCGGGTGCGGTATGGGTACGGGCATCGTTATACCAGTCCGCACCAATGCGGTAGTTGATATCAAGCCAGCTTACGGGAGAATACACAAAATTGGTGCTGGCGATGATGCGGTTCACATTGTCTTCGAACTGGTTGGAATACAGGCCGTATATGGGATTGCTGGTGGTGCCGTAGGAAAGCATGGTGCCGTCCGGCTTCAGGAAATCCTTCACATCGTGCGCAGGCGCCCAATAGGTCAGCTGCTCATTAAAACGGTCTGCATTGGCGCGCAGCCCCCCGGAGTTGATATAGTTGAGCGTAGCATTCAGCCGGAATTGCGGACTGAAGCGCAACTCTCCGTTCACACGGGCGGAATAGTTCTTGTAATCGGAAAAAGGCATGACGCCATCCTGGTTGAACTGTGAAAAAGACGCTGCGAACAATGCCTTTTCCGTTCCGCCGCTGAGATTGATGGAGTTCCTGAACTGGCTGCCCTGTTCATAACCGCGTTTGTAATGATGAAACAGCTTTGCCGGATGGTCCGGGTCCAGCTGACGGGCCTCGTCCACTGTAGGGCCCCAGGTAGGCCAGAAATTGACGGGATCGTAAACGCCTTTGAAACCCTGGGTGTAGGTGGACTGGACATCGGGAAATTTGTTCACTTCATCGATGCCGTAGGAGCTGGTATAACTGATACGCACCTGTCCCGCTTTGCCGGATTTGGTAGTGATCACCACCGCGCCTCCGGCCGCGCGGAGGCCATACAAGGCTGTGGCAGCGCCACCGCGGAGGATGGAGATGCTTTCGATGTCGTCTGGATTGATGTCGCTGGCGCGGTTGCCCATACCACGGATGCTGTTGGGATCGCCGGTAGTGTAAGTGCTGTTGTCCATCGGCACGCCGTCTATGACAAAGAGCGCCTGAGCGCTGCGGCCGGCATCGAGGGAGTTGATGCCGCGGATGACGATGCTGGCACCCTGGCCCGGCGCTCCGCCGCCTGCGGAGATCTGTACGCCCGCCACTTTGCCCTGCAGGGCATTGACGACATTGCTTTGCCGGGCGGTCACCAGTTCCTCGCCGCTAACATCCTGCACGGCATAACCGAGGGCGCGCTTTTCCCGGCGGATACCCAGCGCGGTCACTACTACACCCTCCAGGTTGCGGGTGTCCAGCTCCAGCTGCACGTTCAGCGTACCTGCACCTGACGGCAGCTCTTTGGTGAGGTACCCGACATAACTGAAAACAATAATGGCATCGGCGCTGTTTACCGTGATCCGGTAATTGCCTGATGCATCTGTGGTGGTACCGGTGGAAGTACCTTTGACCTGTACGGTCACTCCGGGTAGCGGAGCATCATTTTCGCTGGCTGTTACTTTTCCCGAAACAGTGCGTTGCTGCGCAAACAACAGTTGGGGCAAAAGCAGGCAGCACGTTACGATCAAATGGTAGAATCGTTTCATGTGCAGAAATTTAGATACTTGGTTGCGTAATTGGGTTGCAGCCTTAATTTAACGCATCCGTACCGTACATTCTAGCACTATATTATTCCACAGCAGTAACGGTTTGACCCGTCAAGATTGTCTCGCATCGTACTTTTCCACTTTTTCCTCCATGGTCACATCGCTGTTTTTGCGTATCTGCATTTTGATGTACACGAGCACCTGTTCGGCGCCGGCATCAAAGCAAACTTCCTGGGCTTTTTTTGCTACCGCCATCAGTTCATCGTATGTTCCTTCCATCACTGTTTCAAAAGGGCATACCCGGTATTTCACACCGGAGTTGTGTATAACGGCAATGGCTTCGTCCACTACGGCATATGCCCTGTCTGAGGACACCTGGGGAACGATCTGCAGGGCGAGGTTGATGGTATGCTGATGCATGGTTATTCCGTTTTTTTTGTTTTCAATCTTACTTCGTAGAGGTCGTGACGCATGTCTTTCAATGTTTGTACGCTGCCGAATGCATGCAGTTCTTTCAGCAATACCAGGTCCACATCCGCCACCACGATCATTTCAGTATTGGGTGTGGCATCGGCCTTGATGCCGGTGACCGGGAAGGCAAAATCCGAAGGCGTGAACACGGCGGACTGGGCATATTGCAGGTCCATATTATTAACGCGCGGCAGATTGCCAACGCATCCGGCGATAGCCACATAACATTCATTTTCGATGGCACGGGCCTGGGCACAGAAACGCACACGGTTGTAGCCGTTCTGCGTGTCCGTCAGGAAAGGCACGAACAGTATCTGCATGCCCTGCTGCGCCAGGATGCGGGAAAGTTCG
This genomic stretch from Chitinophaga sp. XS-30 harbors:
- a CDS encoding TonB-dependent receptor; the encoded protein is MKSTLPKYCWLIVLLLASWQSVLAQNQTTINGTVVDATTTQPLPGVSVSIKGATAGAITAADGSFRINTSRSLPLTLTFSYIGYSPREVTVSDASASVNVQLSSTEILGQEVVVSASRVPESILQSPVSIEKLDSRAIKATPAPTFYDALANMKGVELSTQSLTFKSVNTRGFNSNGNTRMLQLIDGMDNQAPGLNFSVGNIVGITELDMDNVELLPGAASALYGPNALNGILLLNSKSPFQHQGLSANIKTGILNESGRSSSSTGYYDVNVRYAKAFNDKFAFKVNLGYIKADDWQAYDDRDQSVLNGYNLKSGSRSANPGYNGVNIYGDETNVNMFGSLRPVALNPAPGNPLGQGIAQFSAQTGIPAATVFGAFMPDSASTFVSRTGYEERALADYDTKNLKANVALHYKFNSNLELLAQGSYGTGTTVYTGADRYSIKNFRMGQYKLELRSDNFYVRAYTTQERSGDSYAIGTLGAGINEAWKPSTTWFQEYFGAYAGAAFPAFVTAFQQGVGGGQNPQEAFAAAAAAIKGNSPAYHEAARDVADQGRLIPGTAAFNTAAQTVKDKPIPGDANGVGAKFLDKTNLYQAEFMYNFKNQIDFMELMIGGNYRVFALNSEKTIFAVDDNGDEFRVNEFGGYLQVGKRVLNDQLKLTGALRYDKNENFEGQFSPRLSAVYTFLKTHNIRASYQTGFRIPHCQDQYIDLRTPQARLLGGLPFLRERYGLNDVPVFTLESVQAGAPQAYTFREFKPEKIIAFEIGYKALIANKLMIDAYVYTNTFRNFNGSQVLIKSTTQEVFSIPVNYDQDIKSWGWALGLDYNLPQQFVVGGNVSYNELSNQEDLGNFQAMYNTPKVRYNLYVANRNIARSNFSANVTWRWQDSFIWSSSFVGPVVRALNLGEIPAFGTLDAQVSKFFPQPKVTVKIGGSNLLQNAYVQSWGNPTVGAQWYASIGYNL
- the ychF gene encoding redox-regulated ATPase YchF; protein product: MALQAGIVGLPNVGKSTLFNAVSNSAKAQASNYRFCTIEPNVGLVDVPDARISKLEELVKPNRTVPTTIEFVDIAGLVKGASKGEGLGNKFLANIREVDAIVHVIRCFEDDNILREEGPINPVGDKEIIDTELQLKDLESVEKKVARTEKMARTGGDPKAKAEFEILKRCQEHLEQGKNIRELALSKEERTAIADLFLLTEKPVLYVANVDEASLHTGNKFSEALTAAAKAEHAEVIVMNNSIEAQITELEDAEDKEMFLGEYGLKEPGLHRLIRSTYKLLDLITYFTAGVQEVRAWTIHQGWKAPQAASVIHTDFEKGFIKAEVISYDDFVKYGSEAAARDNGRLRIEGKEYVVSDGDVMHFRFNV
- a CDS encoding SusD/RagB family nutrient-binding outer membrane lipoprotein, whose translation is MKKNILSILCLTGLLAMTGCKDYLDVNTNPNQAVEPPIDGLLASTSYNTGYNVYRTGNMTSYFVQHLASPSVASGSDVYDEVDYGTTWYNLYNNMTDLYDMIALAKAKGSSQHLGVAQIMMAMNLQMATDLWGDIPYSKAFVASSTDPETLTPPYDTQEEVYNAALQLLDDGIAELNKTDSKLVLKPAQDLIHGGDLDAWKRTANLVKARLLNHYSRKATYNATNILTALSASYTGNGHDAQLTAFQTLSPWNAAAVNNSRNSLDGWLSEQFVNAMDGTDFGMLDPRLPYITDLTQFGDYRGTPNGQGRIGTGTDDEECYLSLDGFYSKAGAPLQIATFAEAKFIAAEAHFRAGSMKNAYDAYLAGIAAHMDKLGVPGPEKSAYINNAAVSVGENNITLALIMKEKYVAMFLHPEAWADARRFDYQYMNFGLPVGALLPDFIRRVAYPSTETSRNSANVPPVTNLNQKLWWDQ
- a CDS encoding YeiH family protein, which translates into the protein MQRKPLHEDWIAVIIAFLSIGLICLGLHPSMPKFNWNSSDTLMAKLGSSDNLYHAGGLFLWVLGSLLLAGLLSRKRFDVRIVTGLIAVMAISMFAQVFTGNAVIKDLGIEIVLFSLLLGLFISNVIGLPEWLRPVLQTELFIKIGLVMLGAGIIFQELVKGGGLGVLQSVVVVFTVWYFTFWLCKQFRLDDEFRMMISSAVSICGVSAAIATSGAIEGDNKKLSHVISLVLIVAIPMMIFMPYIAKWMDMSPAVAGAWLGGTIDTSGAVVAAGTMLGDEALKYATLVKFSQNVLLGLAAFFISVWWTYSKKETNQPKPGLRTIWDRFPKFVLGFIIVSLVFSFLLPSTLVASVKGNIKDLQTCFFAIAFACIGLETKFTDIFRMENGRPAMAFIIAQVFNILVTLGMAYLVFGHL
- a CDS encoding nucleoside recognition domain-containing protein, encoding MALNYVWISFFVIAFIVALYQLIFEGNTEVFAKMMTSTFENSKTGAEIAIGLTGVMTLWLGIMKIGEKAGMIEKFAKFVNPLFSRLFPQVPKKAPAMGSVVMNFSANMLGLDNAATPLGLKAMKELQELNPQKDTASNPQIMFLVLNTAGLTIIPTSVMAVRLAMGAANPADIFIPTMIGTFISFMSGMIAVAAYQRINLFRLPVLVFIGGFLLLMYGLYAWMHTMPSEDIATYTAMIGGLIIFSVIILFLVAGARRKINVYEAFIDGAKEGFTTAVMIIPYLVAILVGIGVFRVTGCLDFITNGIALLVGWMGLNTDFVPALPVGIMKTFSGGGARGLMIDLMKPENYGPDSFVGRLACIMQGSTETTFYVLALYFGSVNIKKTRHALACGLIADVVGVIAAIIIGYIFFH